In Triticum aestivum cultivar Chinese Spring chromosome 5B, IWGSC CS RefSeq v2.1, whole genome shotgun sequence, the following proteins share a genomic window:
- the LOC123112230 gene encoding cold-responsive protein kinase 1 isoform X5 has product MCHATAGTEEIEYTMENESQHSSTTPRDFTFQLLKQITNDFSEDNRIGVGGYGVVYKGTLDNGEVIAVKKLYYKHPGLDSDKQFQNECTNLMRVRHQNIVRLVGYCHEIRHKCVEHNGKYVFAMVEDRALCFEYLEGGSLDKHLSDESCGFGWHTRYKIIKGICEGLNYLHNGSKESIFHLDLKPANILLDRNMMPKIGDFGLSRLFDSTETCSTKGIIGTPGYMPPEYINRFHITPKFDVFSLGVTIIKIMAGHQGYSNFADMSSQEFIQLVHGNWEKALRTTVLSDTSHGVKKCIEIALKCVEADRAKRPTIAEVVDELSKIDTTIIDELNKIDTARSSTIEQVTNLRSNQAFNPCVNSGMFAKDGSMISSCSSRATRASSDSVLLSTNIKCQILPSASVKIFSYDNLRLATRRFRANTMTGEGGFGCVCKGWIDENTFSPCKPGTGIPVAVKRFNPESLQEHQEWLAEINHLGHLSHPNLVKLFGYCLEDEYRLLVYEFLPHGSLENHLFRRGSCQPLSWNMRMKVALGAAKALAYLHSTNIIVRDVKNSNILLDTDYNVKLTGLGLAVNGPVGEESHLSTRIMGTYGYAAPEYVATELIFRV; this is encoded by the exons ATGTGCCATGCCACCGCAGGTACAGAG GAAATAGAGTATACGATGGAGAACGAGTCACAGCACTCAAGTACGACACCAAGGGATTTTACATTCCAATTGTTAAAGCAAATTACAAATGATTTTTCCGAGGACAACAGAATTGGTGTTGGCGGGTATGGAGTAGTCTACAAG GGAACGCTCGACAATGGTGAAGTGATTGCTGTGAAGAAGCTTTATTACAAGCATCCAGGACTTGACAGCGACAAGCAATTTCAGAATGAGTGTACTAACCTTATGAGGGTTCGTCATCAAAATATAGTAAGATTGGTTGGCTACTGCCATGAAATACGTCATAAATGCGTAGAGCACAATGGGAAATATGTTTTTGCTATGGTGGAAGATAGAGCTCTCTGCTTTGAATACTTGGAGGGTGGAAGCCTTGACAAACATCTCTCGG ACGAATCCTGCGGATTTGGTTGGCACACGCGTTACAAAATCATTAAAGGAATTTGTGAGGGATTAAATTACCTTCATAATGGATCAAAAGAATCAATTTTCCATCTGGACTTGAAACCAGCCAATATATTGCTGGATAGGAATATGATGCCAAAGATAGGAGATTTTGGTCTGTCCAGACTCTTCGATTCAACAGAAACCTGTTCCACCAAAGGAATTATAGGAACACC TGGATACATGCCACCAGAATACATCAATAGGTTCCACATCACACCAAAGTTTGACGTATTCAGTTTGGGCGTTACAATCATAAAAATAATGGCAGGACACCAGGGCTACTCCAACTTTGCGGATATGTCTTCCCAAGAAtttattcaactt GTACATGGAAACTGGGAAAAGGCGTTGCGGACAACTGTGTTGTCAGATACATCACATGGAGTTAAGAAATGCATTGAAATAGCATTAAAATGTGTGGAGGCTGACCGAGCGAAAAGGCCTACTATAGCCGAGGTTGTGGATGAATTGAGTAAGATTGATACTACCATTATCGATGAACTAAATAAGATTGATACAGCCAGAAGTTCAACAATAGAGCAG GTCACCAATCTACGAAGCAATCAGGCCTTCAACCCATGTGTAAACTCAG GAATGTTTGCAAAAGATGGGAGTATGATTAGTTCCTGCAGCAGTCGAGCCACTCGAGCCTCTTCGGATTCGGTGCTTCTAAGCACGAATATTAAATGCCAGATCTTGCCATCAGCCAGTGTTAAAATCTTCAGTTATGATAATCTCAGGTTAGCCACAAGGAGGTTCCGTGCTAACACAATGACCGGTGAAGGAGGATTTGGATGTGTATGTAAAGGATGGATTGATGAGAACACATTTTCACCTTGCAAACCTGGCACTGGTATACCTGTCGCAGTGAAAAGATTCAACCCGGAGAGTTTGCAAGAGCACCAAGAATGGTTG GCAGAAATTAATCACCTAGGTCACCTTTCCCATCCCAACCTTGTGAAGCTATTTGGCTACTGCTTAGAGGATGAGTACCGGCTACTCGTTTACGAGTTTTTACCACATGGGAGCTTGGAAAATCATCTTTTCAGGA GAGGCTCATGTCAACCTCTTTCATGGAACATGAGAATGAAAGTTGCACTTGGAGCTGCAAAAGCACTAGCTTACCTTCACAGTACAAATATTATTGTTAGAGATGTTAAGAATTCCAATATTCTCCTTGACACA GACTATAACGTGAAGCTCACCGGTCTTGGATTGGCAGTTAATGGTCCTGTTGGTGAGGAGAGTCATTTATCTACGAGGATTATGGGAACATATGGTTATGCAGCTCCAGAATATGTGGCAACAG